CCTTTATCCATAACTGCTTTGATATCTGAATAATCTAGATTTACTAAGCCTGGCTTGGTAATTATCTCTGTCAATCCTTTCAATCCTTCCATCAGTACCTCATCTGCGACCTTGAATGCCTGATCTAATGGAAGATTTGGTACTAGCTCTAAAAGTTTGTCATTAGGAATTACTATTGTAGTATCTGCATATTTTTTGAGTCTGTCTATTCCCCACAACGCATTCTCCATTCTTAGTTTACCTTCGGCTGTGAACGGGATTGTCACGATCGCAATAACCAGTGCGCCATTCTCTTTTGCAAGTTGCGCAACATATGGTGCCGATCCTGTACCAGTACCGCCACCCATACCCGCGGTAACAAATACAATGTCTGATCTTGAAACCAATGCTCTCAAATCTTCATCTGCCTCTTTTGCAGATTCTGCACCGACCATAGGATCTGCGCCAGCTCCAAGTCCTCTGGTAGTTCTCTTACCAAGCAGAATTTTCCTGTTTGATTTAACCTGCAACAAATGTGGAGCATCTGTGTTAGCTGCAATTAAAGTCGCGCCATATACTCCTGCTTCAGTTAGCCTATTTATTGTGTTGGATCCACCACCGCCACATCCTATAATCTTAATGTTTACTTTAAGCTGTTCTACTAACTTAGCTAGCTCTTCATCGTCTTGCGATTTTGGTATCGGTTGCTGTGTTTGTCCCTGATTAGGGGTTACATAACTGTCCCCTATCACATTT
This genomic interval from Thermoplasmata archaeon contains the following:
- the ftsZ gene encoding cell division protein FtsZ — translated: MPKSQDDEELAKLVEQLKVNIKIIGCGGGGSNTINRLTEAGVYGATLIAANTDAPHLLQVKSNRKILLGKRTTRGLGAGADPMVGAESAKEADEDLRALVSRSDIVFVTAGMGGGTGTGSAPYVAQLAKENGALVIAIVTIPFTAEGKLRMENALWGIDRLKKYADTTIVIPNDKLLELVPNLPLDQAFKVADEVLMEGLKGLTEIITKPGLVNLDYSDIKAVMDKG